Below is a genomic region from Hyalangium minutum.
ATGAGCCGGGTGAAGTACGAGGGGCTCATGGCCTCGCGCAGGGTCTGAAGGCAACTGAAGTCCACGCTGGGCAGGCGCTGGCTCCAGATGAAGGGGAGGCAGGCCTCGTCGCGGAGCTGGACGGGCTCGATGAACAGCTCGAAGCGGTGGGGGAGGATTCGCCCACCGGGCCGGAGGAGCCGGGTCCGCAGCTCCACCAACTGGGACACCAGTCCCCGGTCGAACAGGGCGGGCCCCATCTGCTCGTGGAGCAGGACGTCCACCTTCTTGTCCGGAGGCATGAAGCGCTGGGGGTGCTCGCGCACGAAATCGATCTGCTCGGAGAGCCCGTGGCGGCGAGCCACCCAGCGGGCGGTGTCCAGGTGGCGCGAGGGGTCCACGGCATAGAGCTTCCGGGGCGAGCGGTGGGCGGCGAGGAGCGTCCGCAGGCCGGCACCGGTGCTCACATCCATGACGACCTGGCCGGGGCGCACGTAGCGGCCAATGGCCTGGCGGTAGGCCTCCACGCGCTCGGGGTCCGCGAGGGTGGGATCATGCGGAGCGGGACTCGACAACGTGAGGCTGTCGGGCAACACATGCCGCAGCGTGTTGACGAGGGGATGGTGTCGCAGCCGTGACTGCAGATCGAACAAGGCCTGCCGAGGCAGGTCGAAAAGGTTCAGCATGGAACGA
It encodes:
- a CDS encoding class I SAM-dependent methyltransferase, whose protein sequence is MLNLFDLPRQALFDLQSRLRHHPLVNTLRHVLPDSLTLSSPAPHDPTLADPERVEAYRQAIGRYVRPGQVVMDVSTGAGLRTLLAAHRSPRKLYAVDPSRHLDTARWVARRHGLSEQIDFVREHPQRFMPPDKKVDVLLHEQMGPALFDRGLVSQLVELRTRLLRPGGRILPHRFELFIEPVQLRDEACLPFIWSQRLPSVDFSCLQTLREAMSPSYFTRLIHSYEVSHLLCEPAPVLVFDLETVRPGDLTRHFHVTRPIQHEGRLDGFCVFYRAAFDEDTSFAASPQRPQNPTPMLLLRVDSRVFTRSQVLHFELEMPELEEVTSWRWHFA